The Deinococcus sp. KSM4-11 sequence CCGCCGGGTCGCCGGGGTGCCGACCAGGGTGGTCGTGTCGATCCACAACAACATCTCCAGCGAGAAGGCGCGGGGCGCCAACACGCGCGACAAGCTGCTGCCGTGGCTGTGTGCGCGCAGTTACCCGGCCGCGCAGGGCATCGTGGCCGTGTCGGGCGGGGTCGCGGACGATTTCAGTGCGGCCACCGGTATGGCCAGGGATCAGATCGAGGTGGTGTACAACCCCGTGATCACGCCGGAACTGACCGCGCTGGCCGCGCAGCCGGTCGGGCATCCCTTCTTCGCGCCGGGGCAGCCCCCCGTGATCCTGGGGGCCGGTCGCCTGGAGTACCAGAAGAACTTCCCGTCGCTGCTCCGCGCCTTCGCCCAGCTGCGGCGGGAACGCCCGGCGCGGCTGGTGATCCTGGGCGAGGGCTCGGAGGCCGCGTCGCTGGCCGCCCTGGCCCTAGAACTCGGCGTGGAGGACGACGTGTGGCTGCCGGGGCACGTGAAGAATCCCTTCGCGTACATGGCGAAATCGGCGGTGTTCGTGCTGTCGTCGCGCTACGAGGGCCTGCCGACGGTCCTGATCGAGGCGCTCGCCGTGGGCACCGTTGTGGTCTCCACCGACTGCCCGCACGGCCCGGCGGAGATCATCGCGCAGACCGGCAGCGGCCGGCTGGTGCCCCTGGACGACGATGCGGCCCTGGCCCACGGCATCCTCGCCGCGCTGAATGAACCGGCGCGGCCCGCCGCGAACCTGCACGAGTTCGGCATGGACTACCCGCCGCAGCGCTACCTGGAGCTGCTGCTGTGAGCGCCCGCACGACTTCCTTGGCTCCGTCCGCAACCACGCCCAGGCCGGTCTCGCTGCGGCCACCGGTGGCGCTGCTGCTAGCGTGCGTGTTCCTGTTCAGTATTTCCTGGGAGAACGCGGTGGTGGTGAGCGGCCTGGGCACCGTGGGCCGCCTGACCGGCGCGCTGGCCGTGCTGGGCTGGCTGACCCACGTGCTGCGACATGGCCGGATCTCCCGCCTGTCGGCCGGCAGTGCCGCCCTGGTGGTGTATCTGCTGTATGCCACGGCCACGTATTTCGTGCGGGTGGACGAGAATTCGGCGTTCGACACGGCCATCACGACCCTGCAACTGGGGATCGTGTCGCTGCTGCTGTGGGACCTGATCCACACGCGAACACAGTTGATGCTGGCGCTGGTCTCCATCGTGGCGGGCGCGTCCGTGAGCGCCATCCTGACCATCCTGAATTTTCTCGGACAGCAGCCCACGCGGTTCTACGACCGCTACGCCGGGGGAAATTTCGACCCGAACGAGCTGGGCCTGATCCTGTCGCTGTCGGTGCCGCTGGCGTGGTGGCTGGCCCGCGAGCTGCGGCTCCCGCTCCTGCGTGCCGCCATGCTGCTCTACCCGCCAGCGGCGCTGGTCGCCCTGATCCTGACCGGGTCGCG is a genomic window containing:
- a CDS encoding glycosyltransferase; this translates as MSGLATPKRIALYLPTLTPGGAERVMINLARGFVERGHAVDFVLAKAEGVYLDEVPPQVRLIDLNSPARLQTMRSLPRLVSYLRRERPDALLGAMNHANIVALAARRVAGVPTRVVVSIHNNISSEKARGANTRDKLLPWLCARSYPAAQGIVAVSGGVADDFSAATGMARDQIEVVYNPVITPELTALAAQPVGHPFFAPGQPPVILGAGRLEYQKNFPSLLRAFAQLRRERPARLVILGEGSEAASLAALALELGVEDDVWLPGHVKNPFAYMAKSAVFVLSSRYEGLPTVLIEALAVGTVVVSTDCPHGPAEIIAQTGSGRLVPLDDDAALAHGILAALNEPARPAANLHEFGMDYPPQRYLELLL
- a CDS encoding O-antigen ligase; the encoded protein is MSARTTSLAPSATTPRPVSLRPPVALLLACVFLFSISWENAVVVSGLGTVGRLTGALAVLGWLTHVLRHGRISRLSAGSAALVVYLLYATATYFVRVDENSAFDTAITTLQLGIVSLLLWDLIHTRTQLMLALVSIVAGASVSAILTILNFLGQQPTRFYDRYAGGNFDPNELGLILSLSVPLAWWLARELRLPLLRAAMLLYPPAALVALILTGSRAALIAYGCALLYVLYDLFFGTTFRKTVRVGLLASLVACGWGVSVLAPGSVARLSTIGTELTRGNLNDRRDIWAAAWTLSGTSPVLGIGVGRLADDLKPYFGQAIVAHNTLITVAVEGGVIGTLLYAAYVALLLLNLRALRGSLWPMWLACLACLAVGTFTLTWNYRKLTWVLPTLALCSARLCRTEDLELAGSRPLPEHDSA